In Gossypium raimondii isolate GPD5lz chromosome 12, ASM2569854v1, whole genome shotgun sequence, a single window of DNA contains:
- the LOC105764731 gene encoding isoaspartyl peptidase/L-asparaginase 1 isoform X3 codes for MEACIMDGKTMKCGAVSGVSTVVNAISLARLVMDKTPHIYLAFDGAEAFAREQGLETVEMSHFITPENIERLKQAQEADRVQLDYTQPIQKEVPKDAALADGDSQIGTVGCVAVDNEGNLATATSTGGIVNKMVGRIGDTPIIGAGTYANHLCAVSATGRGEAIIRGTIARDVAAVMEFKGLSLKEAAAYVIDQVPRGNAGLVAVSSTGEVAMPFNTTGMFRACATEDGYSEIAIWDSPTK; via the exons ATGGAAGCATGCATCATGGATGGCAAGACAATGAAATGTGGAGCTGTTTCAGGTGTCAGCACTGTTGTGAATGCCATATCCCTTGCGCGGTTAGTCATGGACAAGACTCCTCATATTTATCTGGCATTTGATGGTGCTGAGGCCTTCGCAAGGGAACAA GGTCTTGAGACTGTTGAGATGAGCCATTTTATCACCCCTGAAAACATTGAAAGACTTAAGCAGGCACAAGAAGCTGACAGAGTTCAG CTTGATTACACTCAACCAATTCAAAAGGAGGTGCCAAAAGACGCTGCACTTGCTGATGGTGATAGCCAGATTGGCACTGTTGGATGTGTGGCTGTTGACAATGAAGGGAATTTGGCTACAGCAACATCAACAGGTGGAATAGTGAACAAAATGGTAGGCCGGATTGGGGACACACCAATCATTGGTGCAGGGACTTACGCGAACCATCTCTGTGCCGTTTCTGCTACAGGCAGAGGAGAAGCAATAATCCGTGGTACCATCGCAAGGGATGTTGCTGCTGTTATGGAGTTCAAAGGTCTTTCCCTCAAGGAAGCTGCTGCTTACGTTATAGATCAAGTTCCACGGGGCAATGCAGGATTAGTTGCCGTGTCTTCCACCGGAGAAGTCGCTATGCCCTTCAACACCACTGGCATGTTTCGTGCTTGCGCTACTGAAGATGGATATTCAGAAATTGCCATATGGGATTCTCCAACAAAGTAA